The genome window GCCAAAGGACCGCCTCCTTGCTGTCCAGGTTTCTGTACCAGGACTGGAAACGGCCACTCAGCGTCTTGAAAATATCGTGATTTTATCGCCCCTTAGGGCGAAAATGGCGGAGAGGGTGGGATTCGAACCCACGGGACGCTTGCACGCCCAACGGTTTTCGAGACCGCCCCGTTCGACCGCTCCGGCACCTCTCCACAAGTCCGCGGTCAAGCGAAGAACGGCTTTCTACAGGCGCGCGAGCGCGGCGTCAAGCGCCCTTTCGCGGGAAACTCATGGGTTTTTGCCGGATCTTGCAGCGGCCGCCGGACGCGATAATCTGTATATGCACGTCGGCTTGCCTGCTCCGCTCGTACCCGGTGGAAAAGCGTTGACAGGGCTCGCCCCGTGAGTATAGTACGCGCCTCTTTCGCGGGCCGCCTGATGCGGTGCCGCGCTTCTTTGGTGTTTTTAAGAAGGCGGTCAACCATGTTTGCAGTCATCAAGACGGGTGGCAAGCAGTACCGGGTCGAAGCCGGCGACGTCATCGTCGTCGAGAAGCTGCCGGTCGAGGAAAACGGCGCGGTGACTTTCGACGAAGTCCTGATGGCGGGCGACAAGGTCGGTACGCCGCTGGTCGAGGGCGCGAAGGTCTCCGGGACCGTGCTCTCCCAGACCCGTGACAAGAAAGTCATCGTGTTCAAGAAGAAGCGCCGCCAGAACTATCGGCGCAAGCACGGCCATCGCCAGCACATCAGCGTCGTGCGCATCACCGACATCGCCGTCGCCTGACGACCGGCTAGGGCAGGAGTAACGAACTATGGCTCATAAAAAGGCAGGCGGCAGCTCTCGTAACGGCCGCGACTCCGAAGGCCGTCGCCTCGGCTTGAAGAAGTCCGGCGGTCAGGCGGTGGTTCCGGGCAACATCCTCGTGCGCCAGCGCGGCACCGTCTATCATCCCGGCGTGAACGTCGGCATGGGCCGCGACCACACCCTGTTCGCCCTCGTCGAGGGCCGGGTGGTGTTCAAGCGTGGCGCCAAGGATCGCACCTTCGTCGGCGTCGAGCCGGCTGCGGAATAACCCGCCCCGCGGCTTTCGGGCCGCGCGCGTGGTGGGTGGACAAAGGGGAATGGGTTGGCCATTCCCCTTTTTGCTTCTTTCGGGGCTGATGGAATGAAGTTCCTCGACCAGGTCAAGATCTTCGTCAAGTCGGGCGACGGCGGCAACGGCAGCCTCAGCTTCCGGCGCGAGAAGTACATCGAGTTCGGCGGCCCCGACGGCGGCGACGGCGGCCGCGGCGGCGACGTGGTCCTCGAAGCCGTGCCGAACCTCAACACCCTGATCGACTTTCGCTATCAGCAGCACTTCAAGGCGCAGCGGGGCAACGGCGGGATGGGCCGCGACCGT of uncultured Alphaproteobacteria bacterium contains these proteins:
- the rplU gene encoding 50S ribosomal subunit protein L21 (Evidence 2a : Function of homologous gene experimentally demonstrated in an other organism; PubMedId : 10094780, 387076, 8312607; Product type s : structure); translation: MFAVIKTGGKQYRVEAGDVIVVEKLPVEENGAVTFDEVLMAGDKVGTPLVEGAKVSGTVLSQTRDKKVIVFKKKRRQNYRRKHGHRQHISVVRITDIAVA
- the rpmA gene encoding 50S ribosomal protein L27 (Evidence 2a : Function of homologous gene experimentally demonstrated in an other organism; Product type s : structure), which gives rise to MAHKKAGGSSRNGRDSEGRRLGLKKSGGQAVVPGNILVRQRGTVYHPGVNVGMGRDHTLFALVEGRVVFKRGAKDRTFVGVEPAAE